Proteins from a genomic interval of Terriglobia bacterium:
- the hemH gene encoding ferrochelatase: MSWTNRRTGVVLFQLGGPDSIEAIEPFLYNLFCDPDIIDFPLARVGRKALAKLISVTRARKVAHHYQAIGGCSPIRRNTERQARALEKRLCAEGLDARCFVAMRYWHPFTEEAVAALDASQCDHIVLLPLYPQYSKTTTGSSLNEWNRRFSAAGRQVSCIHDFYRHGLYIDSVTERIEDALARFPDPDDVVLVFSAHSVPVSVIEQGDPYQRQIEETVALVKRRGGWLNCHRLCYQSKVGASKWLQPSLRSTIRELGAAGIKDVCVVPISFVSDHVETLGEIDHEARELAAQAGITRFEMTAGLNDSPVFIGALAQLVTACVQPGLRKEPAFAAPAMRVVAKG; encoded by the coding sequence ATGTCCTGGACAAACCGTCGTACTGGTGTAGTGCTGTTTCAACTTGGCGGCCCAGACTCGATCGAGGCCATCGAGCCGTTTCTCTATAACCTGTTTTGCGACCCCGACATCATCGATTTCCCCCTGGCCCGCGTCGGACGCAAGGCGCTCGCCAAGCTCATTTCCGTCACCCGCGCGCGCAAAGTCGCGCACCATTACCAGGCGATCGGCGGGTGCTCGCCCATTCGGCGCAACACCGAGCGCCAGGCGCGCGCGCTGGAAAAGCGGCTCTGCGCCGAAGGTCTGGACGCCCGCTGTTTTGTCGCCATGCGGTATTGGCACCCGTTCACCGAGGAGGCCGTCGCCGCACTCGATGCATCGCAATGCGACCATATCGTGCTGCTGCCGCTGTACCCGCAATATTCGAAAACCACCACCGGCAGCAGCCTCAACGAGTGGAACCGTAGATTCTCCGCAGCCGGCCGGCAGGTCTCCTGCATCCATGACTTCTATCGCCACGGCTTGTATATTGACTCCGTCACTGAGCGCATCGAGGACGCCCTCGCCCGCTTTCCCGATCCCGACGACGTGGTGCTGGTGTTCAGCGCGCACAGCGTCCCGGTGTCGGTGATCGAGCAGGGCGATCCCTACCAGCGCCAGATCGAGGAAACGGTTGCGCTGGTCAAGCGGCGCGGCGGATGGCTCAATTGCCACCGCCTTTGTTATCAAAGCAAGGTCGGCGCCAGTAAGTGGCTGCAACCGTCGTTGCGCTCGACCATCCGCGAACTGGGCGCCGCCGGCATCAAGGACGTCTGCGTAGTGCCCATTTCCTTTGTTTCGGACCACGTTGAAACCCTGGGCGAGATCGATCACGAAGCCCGCGAGCTGGCGGCGCAGGCCGGCATCACGCGCTTCGAGATGACGGCGGGCCTAAACGATTCGCCGGTGTTTATCGGCGCGCTCGCTCAACTGGTGACCGCTTGCGTGCAGCCGGGCTTGAGGAAGGAACCTGCCTTTGCCGCTCCGGCAATGCGGGTCGTGGCAAAGGGGTAA
- a CDS encoding Rieske 2Fe-2S domain-containing protein, whose protein sequence is MADEGSKAVAGGELGRLPGWPRKPLNNSVIAAEQAYRKRSGLPLISDEDIEALKAGEPMSFERGDAPAAPPPAAPAAAAPAAAAAAPARPAAPAPAKPAPAMPAVSQVARTGSAVKYVGTPAVGTSKAAAAGGVSSGGRIGTEIDSKRRRLVWTGVAAFLATWLLAFFRFFLPRTLFEPSTVFKIGYPSDFGLGVDTKFQQKYRIWVDRIPGRLFVIYAKCTHLGCTPDWKPSENKFKCPCHGSGYDSEGVNFEGPAPRPMDRAHVEVAPDGQVLVDVSRLYQWPKGQTSRFDDPGAFLSV, encoded by the coding sequence ATGGCTGATGAGGGATCCAAGGCTGTGGCCGGCGGCGAACTGGGCCGGCTCCCGGGGTGGCCGCGCAAGCCGCTGAACAACTCCGTGATCGCGGCCGAGCAGGCGTATCGCAAGCGCTCCGGCCTGCCGCTGATCTCCGACGAAGACATCGAAGCGTTGAAGGCCGGCGAGCCCATGTCGTTTGAGCGCGGCGACGCCCCTGCTGCTCCTCCCCCCGCCGCTCCTGCCGCTGCCGCGCCCGCTGCTGCTGCCGCCGCGCCGGCCCGGCCCGCGGCCCCTGCGCCAGCCAAACCCGCTCCGGCGATGCCGGCCGTCTCTCAAGTGGCCCGCACCGGATCAGCCGTGAAGTACGTAGGAACACCCGCGGTCGGCACCTCGAAAGCCGCCGCCGCCGGTGGGGTCAGCAGCGGCGGCCGCATCGGAACAGAAATTGATTCCAAGCGCCGGCGCCTGGTCTGGACCGGGGTGGCGGCGTTCCTGGCGACGTGGTTGCTGGCCTTCTTCCGCTTCTTTCTGCCGCGGACGCTGTTCGAGCCGAGCACGGTTTTCAAAATCGGATATCCCTCCGACTTCGGCCTCGGCGTGGACACCAAGTTCCAGCAGAAATACCGCATCTGGGTGGACCGCATCCCGGGCCGCCTGTTCGTGATCTACGCCAAGTGCACGCATCTGGGCTGCACACCCGATTGGAAGCCCAGCGAGAACAAGTTCAAGTGCCCCTGCCACGGCAGCGGCTACGACAGTGAAGGCGTGAATTTTGAAGGCCCGGCGCCCCGCCCCATGGACCGCGCGCACGTCGAGGTTGCTCCCGACGGCCAGGTCCTGGTGGACGTCAGCCGCTTGTATCAATGGCCCAAGGGGCAGACCAGCCGCTTTGATGATCCGGGAGCATTCCTCTCGGTGTAG